In Sorghum bicolor cultivar BTx623 chromosome 8, Sorghum_bicolor_NCBIv3, whole genome shotgun sequence, one genomic interval encodes:
- the LOC8054107 gene encoding leucine-rich repeat receptor-like kinase protein FLORAL ORGAN NUMBER1, translating into MAMVYKRYCLRDLNCFLLLLAHLFLFLFPSKSVATVDVPCSVPPNKTQEAIMKNLSRVVGDSWGFSTNMCLWVGVACSCSGSGSSMVVTNITLSNYGISDTSIFSSLCLLDTLLSLDLSRNSFTNLGDKFSDTSCRMKEGLLSLNLSHNQLSHRLSEFSGFSQLEVLDLSFNILTAENLSSDLGSFHKLRSLNLSSNKLNGAVPVSIASSLVELVLSDNQLNGTISPGLFKYGNLTLLDLGHNNFTGPIPSSITSHVRMLNLSNNNLHGEMSPHFLSHMGLQTVDLTSNMLEGTIPSHLSPSLYGLRLGGNRLSGNISHSVCDGMGLIYLELNDNQLTGNIPSELSNCKSLTLLNLASNKFQGLVPVAIITLEKLAVLNLQNNSISGPLPDIFYLRSLNTMILSHNHLSGAIPSDLGFSSELAILDLSYNNLSGEVPSSLWNLQSLTQLVLSYNNLSGFVPGFRQNVDIDIVGNPDLVTGTGNNNYTPSPSSSSSTWKRRAHNVVVTIFAAASALVGICFLVVIAVISSPKRTYRVDNVRIPPGEDDSQITNGGLIAMNCFRTSAIMFMKEKQDEWRMTAFQTLNFEAADILQGLTEENLVGSGGSGQVYRVSYTNQYNKSIGVVAVKQIRSFGSLDELLEHEFESEASILCNIRHNNIVRLLCCLSGADSKLLVYDYMDNGNLDRWLHGDYVLRARHPMAKARPVQRVPLDWPTRLIVAVGAAQGLCYMHHHCSPPIIHRDVKTSNILLDSEFRAKVADFGLARMLMQAGEPNTMTWVVGSFGYMAPEYAYTRKVNEKVDVFGFGVVLLELTTDKNANDGGDHGSLAEWAGHHYRSGASIPDATDICIRYAGYADEIETVFRLGVKCTANSPSSRPTMEDVLQILLKCSEQTLRKSRLECSIE; encoded by the exons ATGGCCATGGTGTACAAGAGGTACTGTCTCCGTGACCTCAACTGCTTCTTGCTGCTACTAGCACACctcttcttgttcttgtttccCAGTAAGTCGGTGGCCACCGTGGATGTGCCGTGTTCCGTACCGCCTAACAAGACACAGGAGGCCATCATGAAGAATCTCTCAAGGGTTGTGGGTGACAGTTGGGGCTTCAGCACAAATATGTGCCTCTGGGTTGGAGTTGCCTGTTCGTGCTCTGGGTCTGGTTCTTCCATGGTGGTGACCAACATCACTTTGTCCAACTACGGCATATCGGACACCTCCATCTTTTCCTCCTTATGCCTTCTTGACACCTTGCTGTCCCTTGATCTCTCAAGAAACTCCTTTACCAATTTGGGGGACAAATTCTCTGACACTTCTTGCCGCATGAAGGAAGGTTTGCTGTCACTCAATCTGAGCCACAACCAGTTGTCTCACAGGCTCAGTGAATTTTCTGGTTTCTCACAGTTGGAGGTCCTTGATCTGTCCTTCAACATCTTGACTGCTGAAAATCTAAGCTCAGACTTGGGTTCTTTCCACAAATTGAGGAGCTTGAATCTTAGTTCCAACAAGTTGAATGGTGCTGTTCCTGTAAGTATAGCCAGCTCCTTGGTGGAGTTGGTGTTGTCTGACAATCAATTGAATGGTACAATTTCTCCCGGTTTGTTTAAATATGGAAATCTCACTCTGCTAGATCTCGGCCACAATAACTTCACAGGTCCCATTCCCAGTAGTATTACCAGTCATGTCAGGATGCTGAATTTGAGTAATAACAATCTGCATGGGGAGATGTCCCCACATTTCCTCTCGCATATGGGGTTGCAAACTGTTGATCTTACTAGTAACATGCTTGAAGGGACTATTCCTAGCCATTTGTCTCCAAGCCTCTATGGCTTGAGACTTGGTGGAAATAGGCTTAGTGGGAACATTTCACATTCAGTTTGTGATGGCATGGGCTTGATTTATCTTGAGTTGAATGACAACCAGTTGACAGGAAATATACCTTCAGAGCTTAGTAACTGCAAGAGCTTGACTTTGTTGAATCTGGCATCAAATAAGTTTCAGGGTCTAGTTCCTGTTGCCATCATTACCCTTGAGAAGCTGGCAGTTCTGAATCTCCAAAACAACTCTATTAGTGGACCTCTCCCAGATATATTTTATCTAAGAAGCCTGAACACAATGATTCTTAGTCACAACCATCTCAGCGGAGCTATTCCTTCAGATCTTGGcttttcaagtgaattagcgattCTTGATCTTTCATATAACAACCTGTCTGGTGAGGTTCCATCTTCACTATGGAACCTGCAAAGCTTGACACAGTTGGTTCTTTCTTATAATAATCTTTCTGGGTTTGTTCCTGGGTTCCGCCAAAATGTGGATATTGATATAGTGGGGAATCCTGATCTTGTAACTGGCACAGGAAACAACAATTACACTCCTAgtcctagttctagttctagcacTTGGAAGAGAAGGGCACACAACGTTGTAGTCACCATCTTTGCCGCTGCCAGTGCTCTTGTTGGAATATGCTTCCTTGTTGTTATTGCTGTGATCTCATCTCCAAAGAGAACATACCGTGTAGACAATGTAAGGATACCACCTGGGGAGGATGATTCTCAAATCACTAATGGTGGCCTTATAGCAATGAACTGCTTCCGCACCTCTGCGATTATGTTCATGAAAGAAAAGCAGGATGAATGGCGAATGACAGCTTTCCAAACTCTGAACTTCGAGGCTGCAGACATACTCCAGGGACTAACTGAAGAGAACCTTGTCGGCAGCGGTGGTTCAGGGCAGGTTTACCGTGTCTCATACACCAACCAGTACAACAAGAGCATCGGGGTGGTGGCCGTGAAGCAGATACGAAGCTTTGGGTCGCTGGACGAGTTGTTGGAGCATGAGTTTGAGTCCGAGGCTAGCATCCTATGCAACATCCGGCACAACAACATTGTGAGGCTGCTGTGCTGCCTTTCTGGCGCGGACTCAAAGCTCCTCGTGTATGATTACATGGACAATGGCAACCTAGACAGATGGCTCCATGGCGACTATGTCCTCCGTGCAAGGCACCCTATGGCGAAGGCGCGGCCTGTGCAGCGTGTGCCATTGGACTGGCCAACGAGGCTCATAGTGGCTGTCGGCGCAGCGCAGGGGCTGTGCTACATGCACCACCACTGCTCGCCTCCCATCATTCACCGGGATGTCAAGACGAGCAATATCCTGCTAGACTCGGAGTTCCGGGCTAAGGTTGCCGACTTTGGGCTGGCTAGGATGCTGATGCAAGCAGGGGAACCCAACACGATGACCTGGGTAGTTGGATCATTTGGCTACATGGCTCCTG AGTATGCTTACACGAGGaaggtgaatgagaaggtggaTGTTTTCGGCTTTGGTGTTGTGCTGTTGGAGCTCACAACTGACAAGAATGCCAACGATGGTGGCGATCACGGTTCCCTGGCAGAATGGGCAGGgcatcactaccgatcaggggcGAGTATCCCTGACGCTACAGACATCTGCATCAGATATGCAGGGTATGCTGACGAGATTGAGACCGTGTTCAGGCTAGGCGTGAAGTGCACGGCTAACTCACCGTCCTCACGACCTACTATGGAGGATGTGCTGCAGATTTTACTCAAATGCAGCGAGCAGACGCTCAGGAAAAGCAGACTGGAGTGTAGCATAGAGTAG
- the LOC8054108 gene encoding probable WRKY transcription factor 70 has product MAAAAPYARVMEDMVKGREYATQLQALLRDSPEAGRLLDRILHAMSRTIDTAKAAAAEEEEASEVQSDVTCAGTAGSSKRKAAGGGDKRASCRKRGQQGSSVVTKNIKDLEDGHSWRKYGQKEIQNSKYPKAYFRCTHKYDQQCVAQRQVQRRDDDPDTYTVTYIGMHTCRDPATAVASLVVHAAGVTGDDLHHHAGSRLISFAAANNNASAATTSTTTTGNTTNQQLAVLQPLKLECGGGGEQEEVLSSLTPAGSSAAAEAMRNGNAAAAAATTTGPEPDQGDVTSGLQLQQFYGAGDDLAYMARFSYDDTFDLEDIVVFGAPDSITDIYADE; this is encoded by the exons ATGGCAGCGGCGGCGCCGTACGCGCGGGTGATGGAGGACATGGTGAAGGGGCGGGAGTACGCGACGCAGCTGCAGGCGCTGCTCCGGGACTCGCCGGAAGCCGGCCGCCTCCTGGACCGGATCCTCCACGCCATGTCCCGCACCATCGACACGGccaaggccgccgccgccgaggaggaggaggcgtccgAGGTGCAGAGCGACGTCACCTGCGCCGGCACTGCCGGCAGTAGCAAGCGGAAGGCCGCTGGTGGAGGGGACAAGAGGGCCTCCTGTCGGAAGAG AGGCCAGCAAGGATCATCGGTTGTGACGAAGAACATCAAGGATTTGGAGGATGGGCACTCATGGCGAAAGTACGGACAGAAGGAGATACAAAACTCAAAGTACCCAAA GGCCTACTTCCGGTGCACGCACAAGTACGACCAGCAGTGCGTGGCGCAGCGGCAGGTGCAGCGCCGCGACGACGACCCGGACACCTACACCGTCACCTACATCGGCATGCACACCTGCCGTGACCCGGCCACCGCCGTCGCGTCGCTCGTCGTGCACGCGGCCGGCGTCACCGGCGACGACCTCCACCACCACGCGGGGTCCCGCCTCATCAGCTTCGCCGCCGCCAACAACAACGCCAGCGCGGCGACGaccagcaccaccaccaccgggaACACCACCAACCAACAACTGGCGGTCCTGCAGCCCCTGAAGCTggagtgcggcggcggcggcgagcaggaggagGTGCTGAGCAGCCTCACCCCGGCGGGGAGCTCGGCGGCCGCGGAGGCGATGCGGAACGGgaacgccgcggcggcggcggcgacgacgacaggGCCGGAGCCGGACCAGGGGGACGTGACGTCTGGCCTGCAGCTGCAGCAGTTCTACGGCGCCGGCGATGACCTTGCGTACATGGCGCGCTTCAGCTACGATGACACGTTCGATCTCGAGGACATTGTTGTGTTCGGAGCTCCGGATTCGATCACGGACATTTATGCTGATGAGTAG
- the LOC8082764 gene encoding receptor-like protein kinase 2 isoform X1, which translates to MTMVERRYGPCASHGFFLLRLLLPFLFFFSFLDVPPAAAAQSPLLNETQKAIMNDIASLVNSESANTRWNAVQNPCTWKGISCRNSSSSSVVTSIALSNYGLSNSSIFAPLCRLDTLRNLDLSINLFTNLSPQFFASTCSMKEGLQSLNLSTNQLANSLSDLSGFPQLEVLDLSFNSFASTNLSAEFGSFPKLRSFNASANKLNGDVPTSMVSSLVELVLSRNRLSGSIPPGLFKYENLTLLDLSQNYITGTVPDNFTSLPKLETLLLSSNNLSGEIPASLSNVTTLTRFAANQNSLNGSIPPGVTKYVKMLDLSYNEISGRIPPDLFLGMNLETIDLTSNNLEGHVDAKFSRSLVRLRLGTNNLSGGIPDSISNASKLAYLELDNNNLEGNIHPNLGECKNLTLLNLASNMLQGQVPDEIGDLKNLVVLKLQMNNFSGSIPSTFSNFISLNALNLSYNSFSGSIPVEITNLQNLSSMNLQANKISGVIPISISLLKNLIELNLGNNLLTGSIPEMPASLSTTLNLSHNLLSGNIPSNIGYLGELEILDLSYNNLSGQVPTSIGSLNSLTELILAYNQLSGSLPVLPKQAAVNITGNPGLTNTTSNVDTGSKKKRHTLLIIIIALAGALIGLCLLAVIVTLSLSKKVYRIENEHSPAEEGAAQIINGNFITMNSTNTTALEYMKEKRDDWQITRFQTLNFEVADIPQGLIEENLVGSGGSGHVYRVTYTNRYNSRTGVVAVKQIRSFGSLDEKLEREFESEARILCNIRHNNIVKLLCCLSSADSKLLVYDYMDNGNLDKWLHGNARNSLAMAWPVHHVPLDWPTRLLVAVGAAQGLCYMHHECSPPIVHRDVKTSNILLDSEFRAKIADFGVARMLVSAGEPNTMSAVAGSFGYMAPEYAYTRKVNEKVDVYSFGVVLLELTTGKKANDGAELGCLAEWARHCYQSGASILDVIDKSIRYAGYPNEIETAFRLGVKCTSILPSPRPTMKNVLQILHKCSERTLRKSRMECSVELEAAPFFLP; encoded by the exons ATGACCATGGTGGAGAGGAGGTATGGTCCCTGTGCCAGCCATGGCTTCTTCCTCCTACGGCTGCTGCTGccgttcttgttcttcttctccttTCTTGATGTGCCACCGGCCGCCGCCGCACAATCGCCTCTACTAAACGAGACGCAAAAGGCCATCATGAATGATATTGCGAGTCTGGTGAACTCTGAATCCGCCAACACCAGGTGGAACGCAGTCCAGAATCCATGCACCTGGAAAGGAATCAGTTGCAGAAATTCCAGTTCTTCCTCGGTCGTCACTAGCATCGCCTTGTCCAACTATGgcctctccaactcctccatctTTGCCCCCCTTTGCCGTCTTGACACTTTGCGGAATCTTGATCTTTCCATAAATTTGTTCACAAATTTGTCCCCCCAATTCTTCGCCTCTACTTGCTCCATGAAAGAAGGGTTGCAGTCACTTAATCTGAGCACCAATCAGTTGGCTAATTCGCTCAGTGATTTATCCGGTTTCCCCCAGCTAGAAGTTCTTGATTTGTCCTTCAATTCCTTTGCCAGTACAAATCTGAGTGCAGAATTCGGTTCTTTCCCCAAATTAAGGAGCTTCAACGCTAGTGCCAATAAGTTGAATGGTGATGTTCCTACCAGTATGGTCAGCTCTTTAGTGGAGTTGGTATTGTCTCGTAATCGGTTGAGTGGTTCAATCCCTCCGGGCTTGTTTAAATATGAAAATCTTACTCTGCTAGATCTCAGTCAGAATTATATAACTGGCACTGTCCCAGATAACTTCACGAGTCTCCCCAAGCTCGAGACTTTGCTCCTTTCATCCAATAATCTGTCTGGGGAAATACCAGCGAGTCTGTCTAATGTGACAACGCTGACTAGGTTTGCAGCCAACCAGAACAGTTTGAATGGTTCGATCCCCCCTGGAGTTACCAAATATGTGAAGATGCTGGATTTGAGTTACAATGAGATCAGTGGGAGGATCCCTCCGGATCTCTTCTTAGGTATGAATTTGGAGACGATTGATCTCACAAGCAACAATCTTGAAGGGCACGTTGATGCCAAGTTTTCTAGAAGTCTCGTCCGCCTTCGTCTTGGTACAAACAATCTCAGTGGGGGAATCCCAGACTCAATTAGTAATGCCTCAAAGTTAGCCTATCTTGAGTTGGACAACAATAATTTGGAGGGCAATATCCACCCTAACCTTGGTGAGTGCAAGAACTTGACCCTTTTGAATCTGGCATCTAATATGCTACAAGGTCAAGTGCCAGATGAGATTGGCGACCTTAAGAATCTGGTTGTTCTGAAGCTTCAGATGAACAATTTCAGTGGATCTATTCCAAGCACTTTTTCCAATTTCATAAGCCTGAATGCATTGAATCTTAGTTACAACTCATTCAGTGGGTCTATACCAGTTGAAATTACGAACTTACAAAATCTTTCCAGCATGAATTTGCAAGCCAATAAGATCAGTGGTGTGATTCCAATTTCAATCTCGTTGCTGAAGAATCTAATTGAGCTCAACCTGGGGAACAACCTGCTAACAGGCTCCATCCCAGAAATGCCAGCCAGCTTGAGTACAACACTTAATCTTAGCCACAACCTTCTCAGCGGGAATATTCCTTCAAATATTGGCTATTTAGGTGAACTAGAGATTCTTGATCTTTCATACAACAACTTGTCAGGTCAGGTACCAACCTCAATTGGGAGTCTTAATAGCTTGACAGAGTTGATTCTTGCTTATAACCAACTCTCTGGGTCCCTTCCGGTACTTCCTAAACAAGCGGCAGTCAATATCACTGGAAATCCTGGCCTTACAAATACAACTAGCAATGTGGACACTGGTAGTAAGAAAAAAAGGCACACTCTTCTAATAATCATCATTGCTCTGGCCGGTGCTCTTATTGGATTGTGTTTGCTTGCTGTTATTGTTACATTGTCGTTGTCCAAAAAGGTTTATCGTATTGAAAACGAACATTCCCCAGCTGAAGAGGGTGCTGCTCAAATCATTAATGGCAACTTCATAACTATGAACAGCACCAACACCACTGCACTTGAGTACATGAAAGAAAAGCGGGATGACTGGCAAATCACACGTTTCCAAACTCTGAACTTCGAGGTTGCTGACATACCTCAGGGACTAATAGAGGAGAACCTCGTTGGCAGTGGTGGCTCAGGGCACGTGTACCGTGTCACATACACCAACCGGTACAacagcagaaccggggtggtgGCTGTGAAGCAAATACGAAGCTTTGGGTCCCTGGACGAGAAGCTGGAGCGTGAGTTTGAGTCCGAGGCTCGCATCCTATGCAACATCCGGCACAACAACATTGTGAAGCTGCTGTGCTGCCTCTCTAGCGCAGATTCCAAGCTCCTTGTGTATGACTACATGGACAATGGCAACCTGGACAAATGGCTCCATGGCAACGCAAGGAATTCTTTGGCGATGGCATGGCCTGTGCACCATGTGCCGTTGGACTGGCCAACAAGGCTCTTAGTGGCTGTTGGGGCTGCGCAGGGCCTGTGCTACATGCACCACGAGTGCTCACCACCCATCGTTCACCGAGACGTCAAGACGAGCAATATCCTGCTGGACTCAGAGTTCCGGGCTAAGATCGCAGACTTTGGGGTGGCTAGAATGTTGGTCAGTGCAGGGGAGCCCAATACGATGTCTGCGGTGGCCGGATCATTTGGCTACATGGCTCCAG AGTATGCTTACACTAGGAAGGTGAACGAGAAGGTGGATGTATATAGCTTTGGAGTCGTGCTCTTGGAGCTCACAACTGGCAAGAAGGCTAACGATGGTGCCGAGCTTGGTTGTCTGGCAGAATGGGCTCGCCACTGTTACCAATCGGGGGCGAGCATCCTTGATGTCATAGACAAGAGCATCAGATATGCAGGGTATCCTAACGAGATTGAGACGGCGTTCAGGCTAGGCGTCAAATGCACCAGCATCTTGCCATCGCCACGGCCGACTATGAAGAACGTGCTCCAGATTCTGCACAAGTGCAGTGAGCGGACACTCCGGAAAAGCAGAATGGAGTGTAGCGTGGAGTTAGAAGCAGCTCCTTTCTTTCTGCCGTAG
- the LOC8082764 gene encoding leucine-rich repeat receptor-like serine/threonine-protein kinase BAM2 isoform X2: MPCGARSPSLPALSAEEGAAQIINGNFITMNSTNTTALEYMKEKRDDWQITRFQTLNFEVADIPQGLIEENLVGSGGSGHVYRVTYTNRYNSRTGVVAVKQIRSFGSLDEKLEREFESEARILCNIRHNNIVKLLCCLSSADSKLLVYDYMDNGNLDKWLHGNARNSLAMAWPVHHVPLDWPTRLLVAVGAAQGLCYMHHECSPPIVHRDVKTSNILLDSEFRAKIADFGVARMLVSAGEPNTMSAVAGSFGYMAPEYAYTRKVNEKVDVYSFGVVLLELTTGKKANDGAELGCLAEWARHCYQSGASILDVIDKSIRYAGYPNEIETAFRLGVKCTSILPSPRPTMKNVLQILHKCSERTLRKSRMECSVELEAAPFFLP, translated from the exons ATGCCGTGCGGTGCGCGCTCGCcgtcgctacctgcactgtcag CTGAAGAGGGTGCTGCTCAAATCATTAATGGCAACTTCATAACTATGAACAGCACCAACACCACTGCACTTGAGTACATGAAAGAAAAGCGGGATGACTGGCAAATCACACGTTTCCAAACTCTGAACTTCGAGGTTGCTGACATACCTCAGGGACTAATAGAGGAGAACCTCGTTGGCAGTGGTGGCTCAGGGCACGTGTACCGTGTCACATACACCAACCGGTACAacagcagaaccggggtggtgGCTGTGAAGCAAATACGAAGCTTTGGGTCCCTGGACGAGAAGCTGGAGCGTGAGTTTGAGTCCGAGGCTCGCATCCTATGCAACATCCGGCACAACAACATTGTGAAGCTGCTGTGCTGCCTCTCTAGCGCAGATTCCAAGCTCCTTGTGTATGACTACATGGACAATGGCAACCTGGACAAATGGCTCCATGGCAACGCAAGGAATTCTTTGGCGATGGCATGGCCTGTGCACCATGTGCCGTTGGACTGGCCAACAAGGCTCTTAGTGGCTGTTGGGGCTGCGCAGGGCCTGTGCTACATGCACCACGAGTGCTCACCACCCATCGTTCACCGAGACGTCAAGACGAGCAATATCCTGCTGGACTCAGAGTTCCGGGCTAAGATCGCAGACTTTGGGGTGGCTAGAATGTTGGTCAGTGCAGGGGAGCCCAATACGATGTCTGCGGTGGCCGGATCATTTGGCTACATGGCTCCAG AGTATGCTTACACTAGGAAGGTGAACGAGAAGGTGGATGTATATAGCTTTGGAGTCGTGCTCTTGGAGCTCACAACTGGCAAGAAGGCTAACGATGGTGCCGAGCTTGGTTGTCTGGCAGAATGGGCTCGCCACTGTTACCAATCGGGGGCGAGCATCCTTGATGTCATAGACAAGAGCATCAGATATGCAGGGTATCCTAACGAGATTGAGACGGCGTTCAGGCTAGGCGTCAAATGCACCAGCATCTTGCCATCGCCACGGCCGACTATGAAGAACGTGCTCCAGATTCTGCACAAGTGCAGTGAGCGGACACTCCGGAAAAGCAGAATGGAGTGTAGCGTGGAGTTAGAAGCAGCTCCTTTCTTTCTGCCGTAG
- the LOC8054109 gene encoding receptor protein-tyrosine kinase CEPR1 isoform X2, which yields MNNNHTSAAEFMKAKREGWRITPFQALNFEVADISHRLTEENLVGSGGSGHVHRVTCTNWHNGSTTVVAVKQIRSVGSLDEKLEREFESEASILCNIRHNNIVKLLCCLSGTESKLLVYDYMDNGSLDRWLHGDYVPLDWPTRVIVAVGAAQGLCYMHHECSPPIIHRDVKTSNILLDLEFRAKVADFGLARMLARAGEPNTMSAVAGSFGYMPPEYAYTMKVNEKVDVFGFGVVLLELTTGKKANDGGEQGSLAEWAGHHYRSGANIPNAMDVCIRYAGYTDEIETMFRLGVQCTANSPSSRPTMKDVLQILLKCSEQTLRKSRLECSMDFR from the exons ATGAACAACAACCACACCTCTGCAGCTGAGTTCATGAAAGCAAAGCGGGAGGGATGGCGAATCACACCTTTCCAAGCACTGAACTTCGAGGTTGCGGACATATCGCACAGACTAACGGAGGAGAACCTCGTTGGCAGCGGTGGTTCAGGGCATGTGCACCGCGTCACATGCACCAACTGGCACAATGGCAGCACCACTGTGGTAGCCGTGAAGCAGATACGAAGCGTTGGGTCGCTGGACGAGAAGCTGGAGCGTGAGTTTGAGTCCGAGGCTAGCATCCTATGCAACATCCGGCACAACAACATTGTGAAGCTGCTGTGCTGCCTTTCTGGCACGGAGTCAAAGCTCCTTGTGTATGACTACATGGACAATGGCAGCCTGGACAGATGGCTCCATGGGGACTACGTCCCGCTGGACTGGCCGACGAGGGTCATAGTGGCTGTCGGGGCCGCACAGGGGCTGTGCTACATGCACCATGAGTGCTCACCTCCCATCATTCACCGGGACGTCAAGACGAGCAATATCCTACTGGATTTGGAGTTCCGGGCTAAGGTCGCGGACTTTGGGCTGGCTAGGATGTTGGCACGGGCAGGGGAACCCAACACGATGTCTGCCGTAGCGGGATCATTTGGCTACATGCCTCCTG AGTATGCTTACACGATGaaggtgaatgagaaggtggaTGTCTTCGGCTTTGGTGTGGTGCTCCTGGAGCTCACAACCGGCAAGAAGGCCAACGACGGTGGTGAGCAGGGCTCTCTGGCAGAATGGGCAGGGCACCACTACCGGTCAGGGGCGAACATCCCTAATGCTATGGACGTCTGCATTAGATATGCAGGGTACACTGATGAGATTGAGACGATGTTCAGGCTAGGTGTGCAATGCACGGCCAACTCGCCGTCGTCACGTCCAACTATGAAGGACGTGTTGCAGATTCTGCTCAAATGCAGTGAGCAGACGCTCCGGAAAAGCAGACTGGAGTGTAGCATGGACTTTAGATGA
- the LOC8054109 gene encoding receptor protein-tyrosine kinase CEPR1 isoform X1 gives MRARRRYLPPLRQLAMNNNHTSAAEFMKAKREGWRITPFQALNFEVADISHRLTEENLVGSGGSGHVHRVTCTNWHNGSTTVVAVKQIRSVGSLDEKLEREFESEASILCNIRHNNIVKLLCCLSGTESKLLVYDYMDNGSLDRWLHGDYVPLDWPTRVIVAVGAAQGLCYMHHECSPPIIHRDVKTSNILLDLEFRAKVADFGLARMLARAGEPNTMSAVAGSFGYMPPEYAYTMKVNEKVDVFGFGVVLLELTTGKKANDGGEQGSLAEWAGHHYRSGANIPNAMDVCIRYAGYTDEIETMFRLGVQCTANSPSSRPTMKDVLQILLKCSEQTLRKSRLECSMDFR, from the exons ATGCGCGCTCGCCGTCGCTACCTGCCTCCACTGCGTCAG CTAGCCATGAACAACAACCACACCTCTGCAGCTGAGTTCATGAAAGCAAAGCGGGAGGGATGGCGAATCACACCTTTCCAAGCACTGAACTTCGAGGTTGCGGACATATCGCACAGACTAACGGAGGAGAACCTCGTTGGCAGCGGTGGTTCAGGGCATGTGCACCGCGTCACATGCACCAACTGGCACAATGGCAGCACCACTGTGGTAGCCGTGAAGCAGATACGAAGCGTTGGGTCGCTGGACGAGAAGCTGGAGCGTGAGTTTGAGTCCGAGGCTAGCATCCTATGCAACATCCGGCACAACAACATTGTGAAGCTGCTGTGCTGCCTTTCTGGCACGGAGTCAAAGCTCCTTGTGTATGACTACATGGACAATGGCAGCCTGGACAGATGGCTCCATGGGGACTACGTCCCGCTGGACTGGCCGACGAGGGTCATAGTGGCTGTCGGGGCCGCACAGGGGCTGTGCTACATGCACCATGAGTGCTCACCTCCCATCATTCACCGGGACGTCAAGACGAGCAATATCCTACTGGATTTGGAGTTCCGGGCTAAGGTCGCGGACTTTGGGCTGGCTAGGATGTTGGCACGGGCAGGGGAACCCAACACGATGTCTGCCGTAGCGGGATCATTTGGCTACATGCCTCCTG AGTATGCTTACACGATGaaggtgaatgagaaggtggaTGTCTTCGGCTTTGGTGTGGTGCTCCTGGAGCTCACAACCGGCAAGAAGGCCAACGACGGTGGTGAGCAGGGCTCTCTGGCAGAATGGGCAGGGCACCACTACCGGTCAGGGGCGAACATCCCTAATGCTATGGACGTCTGCATTAGATATGCAGGGTACACTGATGAGATTGAGACGATGTTCAGGCTAGGTGTGCAATGCACGGCCAACTCGCCGTCGTCACGTCCAACTATGAAGGACGTGTTGCAGATTCTGCTCAAATGCAGTGAGCAGACGCTCCGGAAAAGCAGACTGGAGTGTAGCATGGACTTTAGATGA